From the SAR324 cluster bacterium genome, the window ACCATAGGCCATCGCTGTGATCAGTGCAGACGGAGAGCCATGTCCAGAGACATCTCCAATCAGAATGTAAAGGTGATTCTGAAGTGTCATGAAGCCATACCAGTCACCCCCGGTTTCAGTGGCTGGATGGATGAGTCCATCAATATCCATAGTGGGAATGACTGGAAATTTTTGAGGATAGAGTAGTTTTTGCATGGTTGAAGCCATTTTCAATTCAGTTTCCATTCGGCCTTTTTCAACCATTGCAATACTCATTTCCGCAAGGCGTATGTGCATTTGGACACGAGCGAACAGTTCATTTTTGACAAAGGGCTTGGAAATATAGTCGTTGGCTCCCGCGTTGAATCCTTCTATCAGATCATGAACCTGATTTTTTGCTGTCAGGAAAATGACGGGTAATTCATTGGGTGAATAGAGGGAACGAATGCGACGGCAAACTTCAAAGCCACTCATGTGAGGCATCATCACATCAAGCAGAATCAGATCCAGTTGCGTGTTCTTAATAAGATCCAAGGCTTCCATACCACTGGTTGCAGTGTAAACCAGATAGTTTTGCATTGTCAGTTGGTTGACAATTACCTGAAGATTGACAGGTTCATCATCGACCACCAGGATGCTGGACAAGGGTTTCTGCTGTTCCAAAGGATTCAATGTTGCCGGGAGTGCCTCCAGAGAACCTTCCTGTAGAGTTATTTCAGCCAGATAGTTGTGTTTCTCATCAATCAGAACAGAGGGCTCCGCGAGTTCCTGTCGGGATGTGATCGGCAGCGAGAAGGAAAAGGTGGAGCCTTCGCCTTCTCGACTTTCTACCTTGATTTGACCACCATGGAGTTCCACCAGTTGACGACTGATTGTCAACCCCAGTCCACTTCCGCCAAAAATTCGGGCAATGGAACCATCGGCCTGCTCAAATGATTTAAAAATACTTTCCAGTTTGGACTTGGGGATCCCTATTCCCGTATCGGTGACAAAGATCCATAGGTGTGACGCGTCCACTCTTGAGTGGATTGTGATCGTACCAGTGGTGGTGAATTTGATAGCATTGCCGAGCAGATTCATCAGGATCTGTTCCAAACGATTTTCATCGGCTAAAACCCGTGGGAGATTGTGCGGCAATTGGTCCACGAGTTCCAGCGATTTGTTTAAGGTCATCGGTTGACAGAGGGTAAGTGCTACATCCAGTACACTTTTGATATCCAGTGTCTTGAGTTGCAATTGCAGATCATTCTGCTTCATCCTGGAAAAATCAAGGATGTCATTGACCAGATGGGAAAGGCGTTTGCCACTCTGCATGATCATGGAAAGATTGTGATACTGAATCGGGGTGACGGCTCCGCCAATGCCATCCAGCAGGGATTCACTCAGTCCAATGATTCCGTTCAGTGGCGTGCGTAGTTCGTGGGAAGTATTGGCCAGAAACTCGTCTTTGAGCTGATCCAGTCGTTTGAGTTCTTTATTCTGCTGTTCAATCTGAAAGTACGAACTGGCCAACTCAGCAGACATCTGATTGAAATGTCTGCTGAGTTCCCCTATTTCATCATCACTGCGAACCATTACTTTGACGCCCAGTTCTCCCGGAGTCATTGATTTCATGGTTTTATCAAGATAGGAAATGGGATGGATAATGGTACGAAGCAGTATCATGTTCAGCAGGAACAGCATCAGGAGGAGAATTGAACAGAGCAATGCGCCAAACAGGATGAACGATAATTGCTGTTCCCAGGACACATCCCCCAGGGCATAGGTGATCTGGATAAAACCGATGCGCTCTCCAATGGCACGGATGTCCTGCAGATAATGCAGGTGAGGTTCAGCACCTGATTTATCAATTTCCAGATAATGTCCTGTGGTGAATTTCTGAATGTCTGCGGGTTTCAGATTTTCGTAAAGTGCATTGAGTCCTTCGTAAACCAGCAATTTCCCCTGGGCATCATAAACATAGATGGTCTTGATTCCGGGAACCTTGAGGAGCGCCTGAACCCTCAACTTGACGGCTTTGAGGCGTCCTTCAAAAATTTCATTGGCAAAACGATCCTGATCCCGTTCAACCACAGTCTGCAACAGCACTTCGATTTTATTCAACACAGTCTGGAAACGCCGTTGCTGGAAGGGAAGCTGAATGATGCTGAAAATGACAGCGATAGACAGAAATGTAACAAGAATCGCCCCATTCACTTTGTGTCGGAGTTTGAGGGGGCTCATGAATTACTCTCTGATAGTGATGGCAGAATGCAAGGGGGCACCTTTTGAGGAGGTTCCAGATAGTCATGTTACGAATAATTTATTAATGATTTCATGGTGAAACAGTTTTTATATAGACAGCATCTCCCTTTTCAAGTTTCAGAATGACTGCGGGTTTCACAGGATTACGGTTTTCATCAAAGGTGATTAATCCGGTAATTCCCCGGTATTGAGTGATCGCCAGGGCATCACGGATTTTTTTTCGATCAAGGGACTTAGCCTCACGAATGGCCTGAGCCAGAATCATGACAGAATCATAGGTCAACGGAACAGTGGTTTGTTTGACAAGTCCATTCTTCGTTTCATATTTACCCACAAAAGTTCGGGATGCTGTATCAGGGGCATCCCTGTG encodes:
- a CDS encoding SpoIIE family protein phosphatase, whose protein sequence is MSPLKLRHKVNGAILVTFLSIAVIFSIIQLPFQQRRFQTVLNKIEVLLQTVVERDQDRFANEIFEGRLKAVKLRVQALLKVPGIKTIYVYDAQGKLLVYEGLNALYENLKPADIQKFTTGHYLEIDKSGAEPHLHYLQDIRAIGERIGFIQITYALGDVSWEQQLSFILFGALLCSILLLMLFLLNMILLRTIIHPISYLDKTMKSMTPGELGVKVMVRSDDEIGELSRHFNQMSAELASSYFQIEQQNKELKRLDQLKDEFLANTSHELRTPLNGIIGLSESLLDGIGGAVTPIQYHNLSMIMQSGKRLSHLVNDILDFSRMKQNDLQLQLKTLDIKSVLDVALTLCQPMTLNKSLELVDQLPHNLPRVLADENRLEQILMNLLGNAIKFTTTGTITIHSRVDASHLWIFVTDTGIGIPKSKLESIFKSFEQADGSIARIFGGSGLGLTISRQLVELHGGQIKVESREGEGSTFSFSLPITSRQELAEPSVLIDEKHNYLAEITLQEGSLEALPATLNPLEQQKPLSSILVVDDEPVNLQVIVNQLTMQNYLVYTATSGMEALDLIKNTQLDLILLDVMMPHMSGFEVCRRIRSLYSPNELPVIFLTAKNQVHDLIEGFNAGANDYISKPFVKNELFARVQMHIRLAEMSIAMVEKGRMETELKMASTMQKLLYPQKFPVIPTMDIDGLIHPATETGGDWYGFMTLQNHLYILIGDVSGHGSPSALITAMAYGAIRQFEATARQTNSLYKPSELNCQLNSIMHKTLPDDYFMTFFIARIDLETGLMTYSHAGHPYPQLVRQQKLMPLPRNMPGPFLGINPHMEYCDETLQLQEDDLLFFFTDGLIEIHQNGHILFGETELRDCLLAHQQMPPKVLIDTIFQKILSICSKDQFNDDITMIACKIKTGFPLMALP